From a region of the Torulaspora globosa chromosome 7, complete sequence genome:
- the CDC8 gene encoding bifunctional thymidylate/uridylate kinase (ancestral locus Anc_1.504) yields MNRGRLVLFEGLDRTGKTTQSNILLERLKPNATLIKFPERSTEIGAVIDRYLKDKTFELPDQAVHLLFSANRWEMAERIKQLLLQGTHVVLDRYVYSGVAYSAAKHTDRMDRTWCLQPDRGLPRPDLTIFLTSDDAENELRAGFGEERYEKSEFQQEVKRQFVEVFKALEDSSHEEKLVHVVNVTGKSVEEVAKVVWDLVEPVVTLPTDSTYSELLYF; encoded by the coding sequence ATGAACCGCGGCAGACTCGTGCTGTTTGAGGGCTTGGATCGCACTGGCAAGACCACTCAATCCAATATTCTACTCGAGAGATTAAAGCCCAATGCTACGCTAATCAAGTTTCCAGAAAGGTCGACTGAAATTGGTGCCGTCATCGACAGGTACCTCAAGGATAAGACGTTCGAATTGCCAGACCAGGCtgtccatcttctgttctcTGCTAACAGATGGGAGATGGCTGAGAGAATCAAACAGCTGTTGCTACAAGGAACGCATGTGGTTCTCGACAGATACGTATACTCGGGCGTCGCCTATTCTGCAGCCAAGCACACAGATAGAATGGACAGAACTTGGTGTTTGCAGCCTGACAGGGGGCTCCCAAGACCGGACTTAACTATATTCCTGACCAGCGACGACGCAGAGAATGAACTTCGAGCAGGATTTGGCGAAGAACGATACGAGAAATCCGAGTTCCAACAGGAGGTCAAGAGGCAATTCGTAGAGGTTTTCAAGGCTTTGGAAGACAGTTCCCACGAGGAGAAACTTGTGCACGTAGTCAATGTTACAGGCAAGTCCGTAGAAGAGGTCGCGAAGGTCGTTTGGGACTTAGTCGAGCCCGTTGTCACGCTACCAACCGACTCGACTTACAGTGAACTACTCTACTTCTAA
- the APS2 gene encoding Aps2p (ancestral locus Anc_1.505), whose protein sequence is MAIQFILCFNKQGVVRLVRYFERYQMDSQKTQDMIVQIYRLISSRDHRHQSNFVELSESTKLVYKRYAGLYFVMGIDLQDEESIYLSQIHLFVEVLDAFYGNVCELDIVFHFYRAYMVMDEMFLGGEIQEISKDLLLERFSILDRLD, encoded by the coding sequence ATGGCAATTCAATTCATATTATGTTTCAACAAGCAGGGAGTGGTTCGACTGGTGAGGTACTTCGAGAGATACCAAATGGACTCTCAAAAGACCCAGGATATGATCGTACAGATATACAGGCTTATATCATCTCGAGATCATAGACATCAGAGCAATTTCGTAGAACTTTCAGAGTCCACCAAACTTGTATACAAGAGATACGCTGGCTTATACTTTGTCATGGGTATAGATCTGCAAGATGAGGAATCGATATATCTATCACAAATCCATCTGTTTGTCGAAGTGCTGGATGCGTTCTATGGGAACGTGTGTGAGTTGGATATTGTATTCCACTTTTACAGAGCCTACATGGTGATGGATGAGATGTTTTTAGGCGGTGAAATACAGGAGATATCGAAAGACCTTCTACTGGAAAGATTTAGTATTCTAGATAGACTCGATTAA
- the PEX1 gene encoding AAA family ATPase peroxin 1 (ancestral locus Anc_1.506) → MTSDSDNQLRFRSLHIRTSNEIKGNFIRLPSHIVQTLENTGVIIQEFGISILQNGKNVLHVGWDGYESQSYMSGQATVEINPVLAQSVGIPIGSAIDITVGRYGSSRMAEEVYVEPETSDDWEIIETHSQFFQEEMLHQTRIVAIDETLFCYVDNVTCRFKIKKIIPESLRSARINNGSLIAVAPRVAASRVQKAPAHSRTLSTTTSVDQLNRPDVAIKRSMYNFTGMNDQNMRISVNSSEIKSQFSFVSILQNALDIKHQGKYGKQETNLKITRKIAVAVEGRDDIPKGHVAMTPIVWDALWFQAQNGYKVVIEFLKEEKSDTAASQIMVVLRPFAKSDKAKPIARTNKQKESRASQEEKTMPQAVLDIIQKFKDGPLTDKMALQKEQLFLEIVDENTGRHIPYVRCVKPKDLKWSFRAAHEANVSILSVPHQHGGLDITRIDDFLPNEVTKQIMEHLLMPVTASSAVVLTAGTGMGKTTVLKELALELSNHARYVNYTDCNTLSDIENLGKMKQFIQELCSQCYWHRPSIILLDNAETLFPSNKTDDPQQQALQQSGGITAAKLALYFINLVESISKKSSEAIRVVLTAPDKSQLNNLLYNKHFICQSFKKSSPSVDERGKMIQFFIKNLDDKLQLSNQVQYRDIALETDCYSPLDLRILVDKLFHQSITKMDPKGGSIVLDKETYMDTLRTFSPTSLRGVKLTRSTGVNWNNIGALKGPKRVLLETLEWPTKYAPIFQNCPLQLRSGILLYGFPGCGKTMLASAVAQQCGLNFITVNGPEILNKYIGASEQNVRELFERAQSVKPCILFFDEFDSIAPKRGHDSTGVTDRIVNQLLTQMDGVEGRDGVYVLAATSRPDLIDSALLRPGRIDKSVLCNIPDHNDRLDILQMITSSGQMTLKPGTDLGPIASQTAGYSGADLHGLCYNAYLKSVHRELQSQDTVQDSKSKMSQVEYSVINAKNDDILPNLSDEKQDQRSKTSRTAKNIAISLQDLIEACQETKPSISTSEYKKLHAVYVKFQSDREGDMIGNESSSEVGTRTSLM, encoded by the coding sequence ATGACGTCCGATAGCGACAATCAATTAAGATTCCGGTCTTTGCATATACGAACATCTAATGAGATCAAAGGAAACTTTATCAGGTTGCCAAGCCACATAGTACAGACCCTTGAAAATACAGGCGTCATAATTCAAGAGTTTGGGATATCAATACTTCAAAATGGCAAGAATGTTCTTCATGTGGGATGGGATGGGTATGAGTCTCAGTCGTATATGAGTGGTCAAGCCACCGTTGAGATCAATCCTGTGTTGGCGCAAAGTGTGGGGATACCGATCGGCTCTGCAATTGATATCACTGTTGGCAGATACGGCAGTTCACGAATGGCGGAGGAGGTTTATGTCGAACCTGAGACGAGCGATGATTGGGAGATCATTGAGACTCATAGtcaattctttcaagaagaaatgctCCATCAAACTAGAATAGTGGCTATTGATGAAACTCTTTTCTGCTACGTTGACAACGTAACCTGCAGATTCAAGATTAAAAAAATCATTCCTGAGTCGTTGAGGTCTGCAAGAATCAATAATGGGTCCCTTATCGCGGTCGCTCCTCGAGTAGCCGCTTCGAGGGTACAAAAGGCTCCTGCGCATAGTAGGACTTTGTCAACGACTACATCTGTTGATCAACTGAATCGGCCAGACGTGGCGATCAAGAGGAGTATGTACAATTTTACTGGAATGAATGATCAAAATATGCGTATCTCTGTAAATTCGAGCGAGATAAAATCGCAGTTCTCGTTTGTTTCAATTCTGCAAAACGCACTGGATATTAAGCATCAAGGGAAGTACGGTAAGCAAGAAACGAACCTTAAGATTACCAGAAAAATAGCAGTTGCTGTTGAAGGCCGCGATGACATTCCCAAGGGACATGTGGCGATGACGCCGATTGTTTGGGATGCCCTCTGGTTTCAAGCCCAGAATGGATACAAAGTAGTCATCGAGTTCCTAAAAGAGGAGAAGTCTGATACAGCAGCTAGTCAAATTATGGTTGTGTTACGCCCTTTTGCTAAGAGCGATAAAGCAAAGCCAATCGCCAGAACTAACAAGCAGAAAGAGTCAAGGGCCTCACAGGAAGAGAAAACCATGCCTCAAGCGGTTCTAGACATAATACAAAAGTTCAAGGATGGTCCTTTAACCGATAAAATGGCTCTACAGAAAGAGCAGCTTTTTCTGGAaattgttgatgaaaatacTGGTAGGCACATACCATATGTAAGATGTGTCAAACCTAAAGATTTGAAATGGAGCTTTAGGGCGGCTCATGAAGCCAACGTCTCTATTTTATCGGTTCCTCACCAGCACGGTGGGCTTGATATAACAAGAATAGATGATTTCTTGCCAAATGAAGTTACAAAACAAATAATGGAGCACTTACTAATGCCAGTTACAGCGTCCAGTGCAGTGGTTTTAACGGCCGGAACAGGAATGGGCAAAACAACCGTCTTGAAGGAACTGGCTTTGGAATTGTCGAACCATGCGAGATATGTCAACTACACTGATTGCAATACACTATCTGATATTGAGAATTTGGGAAAAATGAAGCAGTTTATACAAGAGCTTTGCTCCCAGTGCTATTGGCACCGGCCCTCGATAATCCTTCTCGATAATGCCGAGACTTTGTTCCCCAGCAATAAGACGGACGATCCTCAGCAGCAGGCATTGCAGCAAAGTGGTGGTATAACAGCTGCGAAGTTGGCATTAtatttcatcaatctcGTGGAGAGCATCAGCAAGAAAAGCTCCGAGGCTATTCGTGTTGTTCTTACTGCTCCTGATAAGAGTCAACTGAACAACTTACTTTACAACAAGCATTTTATATGCCAGTCCTTCAAAAAAAGTTCTCCCAGCGTTGATGAAAGAGGTAAGATGATTCAGTTTTTTATCAAGAATTTGGATGATAAGCTGCAATTAAGCAACCAAGTGCAGTACCGTGACATCGCCTTGGAAACGGACTGCTATTCGCCTTTAGATCTTCGAATTCTAGTAGATAAGCTTTTCCATCAATCTATTACGAAGATGGATCCCAAAGGTGGCAGCATTGTACTTGACAAAGAGACATATATGGATACACTGAGGACGTTCTCACCAACCTCCTTACGCGGAGTGAAGCTAACTAGGAGTACAGGAGTTAACTGGAACAATATAGGTGCGCTTAAGGGTCCCAAGAGAGTGTTGCTAGAGACACTAGAATGGCCCACTAAGTACGCACCTATATTTCAAAACTGCCCTCTGCAGTTGAGATCTGGTATATTGTTGTACGGGTTCCCCGGTTGCGGAAAGACCATGCTGGCGAGCGCCGTGGCGCAGCAGTGCGGTCTGAACTTCATCACCGTGAATGGTCCAGAGATTCTGAACAAGTACATCGGAGCAAGCGAGCAAAACGTACGAGAACTCTTCGAACGCGCCCAATCGGTGAAGCCGTGCATTCTAttcttcgatgagttcgaCTCCATTGCCCCCAAGAGAGGCCACGACTCTACAGGCGTCACAGATCGTATTGTCAACCAACTCTTGACCCAGATGGATGGTGTCGAAGGGCGCGACGGCGTTTACGTTCTTGCCGCCACCAGCAGACCCGATCTCATCGACTCAGCTCTTCTAAGACCCGGAAGAATCGACAAGAGCGTGCTCTGCAACATCCCGGACCACAACGACCGACTTGACATCTTACAAATGATCACCTCCAGCGGACAAATGACGCTTAAACCCGGTACCGATCTCGGGCCCATAGCCAGCCAGACTGCAGGCTACTCAGGAGCAGACCTACATGGCCTCTGCTACAATGCCTATCTGAAGTCCGTCCACAGAGAGCTCCAATCACAGGACACAGTCCAAGATTCCAAGTCCAAGATGTCTCAAGTGGAGTACAGCGTGATAAATGCCAAAAATGATGACATCCTGCCAAACCTCTCCGACGAAAAACAAGACCAACGTTCAAAAACCTCCAGGACCGCCAAGAACATTGCTATCAGCCTACAGGATTTAATAGAAGCGTGCCAAGAGACGAAACCCAGCATCTCCACCTCCGAATACAAAAAATTACACGCGGTCTACGTTAAATTCCAAAGTGACAGAGAAGGTGACATGATCGGCAACGAAAGCTCTAGCGAAGTTGGCACAAGAACATCTTTAATGTGA
- a CDS encoding uncharacterized protein (ancestral locus Anc_1.507): MTNQPGHQQNPHRTGSLLSFKKLGKKLLTGKGHVEDSEAENVGKKPNTHHLSGSRPKSSSPSGHLRSSLPFHRNKSTANVNSGHAVLASPRSSASISNMVAHSHNPFTALHASDVLGTGTGIASPRGNGTHHSIHRKGSNNFPNHLLSNENIIYNPYGLNSPKNMGPGGSRPGTANASSENVDFSFYLHDGNTKIRMLPLPIADPNDYLPEEMKQVSIHLSDNFVFDSENKALGSGGSSEVRKVRSAYRQKDVYALKKLNMIYDETAEKFYKRCSKEFIIAKHLSRSIHITNTYYLVKVPTTTYTTRGWGFIMEICVKDLFQLMERSGWRSVPLAEKFCLFKQVAQGVKFCHDNGIAHRDLKPENVLMSRDGVCKLTDFGISDWYHVEPHNFDSPVKECEGMIGSPPYTPPEVMVYDSKKHYPESAQKPYNPLKMDSYALGMILIALVNNTLPFFESCNTDARFREYELSYDNYMNHQNPHFRDKGYYKPGPGAEYTLARNFKSTDASRVAWRLADPNPDTRYTIQDLYADPWFQSLETCVDPCDDHLFKAPEIRKTSSDSGSGFYISEQPSKEELDQPADPTLQHTSNPFSAAKPKPRSMVDIAQSPAIPKPDVAAKVPSRVAEDSDENDSHHDADPPRRELQNLSLDNTGSSAASLRSQTSGASHPRPKTKRKRLIHNHMDAPTTLNSSSSTRSFS; encoded by the coding sequence ATGACTAATCAACCGGGTCACCAGCAAAACCCTCACAGGACTGGCTCTTTACTCtcattcaagaagttggGGAAGAAGTTGTTAACTGGCAAGGGCCATGTCGAGGACAGTGAAGCCGAAAATGTGGGCAAAAAACCTAATACACATCATTTATCCGGTTCGAGGCCTAAATCTTCGTCGCCCAGCGGTCATCTGAGATCGTCTCTACCGTTTCATAGAAATAAGTCGACTGCCAATGTGAATAGTGGACACGCCGTGTTAGCGTCGCCCCGGTCTTCGGCTTCAATCAGCAATATGGTCGCTCATAGTCATAATCCGTTTACTGCGCTGCATGCGTCCGACGTGCTGGGCACCGGCACTGGAATTGCATCTCCCAGAGGCAACGGGACACACCATTCGATCCACCGTAAAGGCTCGAACAATTTTCCAAATCACCTGCTGAGTAACGAGAATATCATTTACAACCCGTATGGTTTGAATTCGCCGAAGAACATGGGACCTGGTGGCAGCAGGCCCGGTACGGCGAATGCATCCAGCGAGAACGTCGACTTCAGTTTTTATCTGCATGACGGTAATACCAAGATCAGAATGCTGCCGCTACCGATTGCGGATCCGAACGATTATCTGCCAGAGGAGATGAAGCAAGTGAGCATCCACTTGAGTGACAATTTTGTTTTTGACAGCGAGAACAAGGCGTTGGGCTCAGGTGGCTCAAGCGAGGTGAGGAAGGTAAGGTCTGCCTATCGACAGAAGGACGTGTatgcattgaagaagctgaacaTGATTTACGATGAGACCGCGGAGAAGTTCTACAAGAGGTGTTCCAAGGAGTTTATCATCGCGAAGCATCTGAGCCGAAGTATCCACATAACCAATACCTACTATCTGGTCAAAGTACCCACCACAACGTACACAACCAGAGGCTGGGGCTTCATCATGGAGATCTGCGTCAAGGATCTGTTCCAGCTCATGGAGCGCTCCGGCTGGAGATCCGTGCCGCTGGCCGAGAAGTTCTGTCTATTCAAGCAGGTGGCGCAGGGTGTCAAGTTCTGCCACGACAACGGCATAGCGCATCGCGACTTGAAGCCCGAGAACGTGCTGATGTCCCGAGACGGCGTGTGCAAACTGACCGATTTCGGCATCTCGGACTGGTACCACGTCGAGCCGCACAACTTCGACAGCCCCGTGAAGGAATGCGAGGGCATGATCGGCTCGCCGCCATACACGCCGCCCGAGGTGATGGTGTATGACTCCAAGAAACACTACCCCGAGAGCGCCCAGAAACCATACAACCCGCTCAAGATGGACTCGTACGCGCTCGGCATGATCCTGATAGCTCTCGTCAACAACACGCTGCCGTTCTTCGAGTCGTGTAACACGGACGCGCGGTTCCGAGAGTACGAACTCTCCTACGACAACTACATGAACCACCAGAACCCGCATTTCAGAGACAAGGGCTACTACAAGCCGGGCCCCGGCGCAGAGTACACCCTGGCGAGGAACTTCAAGAGCACAGACGCCTCGCGAGTCGCCTGGCGCCTCGCAGACCCGAACCCAGACACCCGCTACACCATCCAAGACCTGTACGCGGACCCCTGGTTCCAGAGCCTCGAGACCTGCGTCGATCCCTGCGACgaccatcttttcaaggCGCCCGAGATCCGCAAAACCTCCTCCGACAGCGGCTCCGGCTTCTACATAAGCGAACAGCCCTCCAAGGAAGAGCTCGACCAGCCCGCCGACCCGACGCTCCAGCACACCTCCAACCCGTTCTCCGCCGCAAAGCCCAAACCACGCTCCATGGTCGACATCGCCCAGTCGCCCGCCATCCCCAAGCCCGACGTCGCTGCCAAGGTGCCCTCGCGCGTCGCCGAGGACTCCGACGAGAACGACTCGCACCACGACGCCGACCCGCCGCGCAGAGAACTGCAGAACCTCTCGCTCGACAACACCGGCTCCTCCGCCGCCTCGCTCAGAAGCCAGACCAGCGGCGCGAGCCACCCAAGACCCAAGACAAAACGCAAACGACTCATCCACAACCACATGGACGCCCCAACCACCCTGAACTCCTCCTCGTCGACCAGATCCTTCTCCTAG
- the CBF1 gene encoding Cbf1p (ancestral locus Anc_1.508) produces METSSSSRVMGSGVGKRRHGDVEAAEELKRQKQDEGNIDAALLNEVGDEEPEEQHRGPEEHDSHYDATAVAVASAAYSDLMQHPGEEKHRRALKSRRGDEDEEFEEEEEEEEELDDQIKDPDHIPEPESERKALLAGDEEDEDEEEGKKLFGAAAAGRRGRKLAPMTGSEEWKRQRKDSHKEVERRRRENINTAINKLSELLPVKESSKAAILARAAEYIQKLKETESANIDKWTLQKLLSEQNQSRLTSANERLQDELGKAYKEIEQLKHALKQAGLSYDLHQDHQKQPQDALDN; encoded by the coding sequence ATGGAGACGAGCAGTTCGAGCAGAGTGATGGGCAGCGGGGTTGGCAAGAGGCGCCACGGGGACGTGGAGGCTGCGGAGGAGCTCAAGCGACAGAAGCAGGACGAGGGGAACATCGACGCTGCGTTGCTGAACGAAGTGGGCGACGAGGAGCCGGAGGAGCAGCATCGGGGGCCGGAGGAGCACGATAGCCACTACGATGCGACCGCTGTCGCGGTCGCATCCGCTGCGTACAGCGATCTGATGCAGCATCCGGGCGAGGAGAAGCACCGGCGGGCGCTGAAGAGCAGGCGCGgcgacgaggacgaggagttcgaggaggaggaggaggaagaggaggagctggacGACCAGATCAAGGACCCGGACCACATTCCGGAGCCCGAGAGCGAGCGCAAGGCGCTGCTGGCGGGcgacgaggaggacgaggacgaagaggaggGCAAGAAGCTGTTTGGAGCGGCCGCGGCGGGCCGGCGGGGCCGCAAGCTGGCGCCGATGACCGGTTCCGAAGAGTGGAAGAGGCAGCGCAAGGACTCGCACAAGGAGGTCGAGCGAAGACGCCGCGAAAACATCAACACCGCGATCAACAAGCTCAGCGAGCTGCTGCCCGTCAAGGAGTCCAGCAAGGCCGCGATCCTCGCGCGCGCCGCAGAGTACATCcagaaactgaaagagACCGAGAGTGCCAACATCGACAAGTGGACGCTGCAGAAGCTGCTGAGCGAGCAGAACCAGTCGCGGCTGACCAGCGCCAACGAGCGGCTGCAGGACGAGCTGGGCAAGGCGTACAAGGAGATAGAACAGCTCAAGCACGCCCTCAAACAGGCAGGGCTCTCCTACGACCTGCACCAGGACCACCAGAAGCAGCCCCAGGACGCTCTCGACAACTAG
- the MNN14 gene encoding Mnn14p (ancestral locus Anc_1.509) has protein sequence MSLFKLGTRRLSRSSLRKFGRLLVVAAVALVVYRHVAGGAGGRDPQLAHPALMEALETYRRYRFETESSWIDSYSLQRNLLQVRKGPHRGSKVGSIEELSFYDSDPRLAWTVYLDYFMRPDLLSNEEIEFSWYDWADFGDWNKLVSLENTPLNCSVVFGKHFDVDFLHEAEAEVGDVLFLSERACYDDERWYRKQQLLRNRPDGPPSDLAGLCEPRSRGRFQLPFEVAQLHDGVRPEVFTLQARSHLLSHVAQPLSLVVLERDIGCYRLGVGQRGRGNLVQSGLLARYLEEHESEMDARGDIEFDHLAAYERFLNSSVSAGLRVEIPGLDREIAEQETVLLSPDDFEVDVREIIEELRRSKAENLLSTHESRYLESLEHSITVSPWLAKKYFPEAERIKGLIGMGSHRDLRFFKEALIWDPEEYNARLNSLIRNWLKFTRANGLITWIAHGSAYGHLYNGQRFPWDNDYDVQMPIKHLHLLSRYFNQSLILEDPREGNGKFLLDVGDSITVRTPGNGRNRIDARFIDIDSGLYVDITGLSVSSSPIHSNFKSFYDARAPSVDLKSMQKGFELPERGQELNALDVNQLADYVASHRQLFQNDQIKDVNNGKRAEKQIQTMETILQHGLTPEERYIMNRELKIYNCRNNHFMTLDLLSPLQRSLFHGAPAFFPKQNLVVLRNEYNVPAMYGFHVFEGKAFLPALHSWFTYSVLQDFTKINNKYPDLEKLKGTVSDVQIEDTDIIFKNMLQLGLVELFAIHYTSFDVTAYRVKELEIQYDETIDRSERGRLLHALWTQVSPKVSSPAKDPVIFSYERNLWREMVALLGKQKSQEIQTAVEQAVLQQLSLKAQQMHRRELPLFKIHNPSDELTDDLNTSVKPIPNANVIFKEEPDI, from the coding sequence ATGTCGTTGTTCAAGCTGGGCACCCGTAGACTGAGTAGATCGTCCTTGCGCAAGTTCGGCaggctgctggtggtggcAGCGGTGGCTCTGGTGGTGTACCGGCACGTCGCTGGAGGTGCTGGTGGCCGGGACCCGCAGCTTGCGCATCCAGCGTTGATGGAGGCACTCGAGACGTATCGAAGGTACCGGTTCGAGACGGAGAGCTCGTGGATAGACTCGTACTCGCTGCAGCGGAACCTGCTGCAGGTGCGGAAGGGCCCGCACCGGGGGTCCAAGGTCGGCAGCATCGAGGAGCTGAGCTTCTACGACAGCGATCCACGTCTGGCGTGGACGGTGTACCTGGACTACTTCATGAGGCCGGACTTGCTGTCGAACGAGGAGATAGAGTTCTCGTGGTACGATTGGGCTGACTTTGGGGACTGGAACAAGCTGGTGTCGCTGGAGAACACGCCGTTGAACTGCTCGGTGGTGTTTGGGAAGCACTTTGACGTGGACTTTCTGCATGAGGCAGAAGCTGAGGTCGGCGACGTGCTGTTCCTCAGCGAGAGGGCGTGTTACGACGACGAGAGGTGGTACAGGaagcagcaattgctgcGGAACAGGCCCGACGGTCCGCCGAGCGACCTGGCAGGGCTCTGCGAGCCCAGGAGCCGTGGCAGGTTCCAGCTGCCCTTCGAGGTGGCGCAGTTGCACGACGGCGTGCGGCCGGAGGTGTTTACGTTGCAGGCGAGGTCGCATCTGCTGTCGCATGTGGCGCAGCCGCTGTCTCTAGTGGTGTTGGAGCGCGATATCGGCTGCTACCGGCTGGGCGTTGGCCAGCGCGGCCGTGGAAATCTGGTGCAGTCGGGGCTGCTGGCGAGATACCTCGAGGAGCATGAGTCCGAGATGGACGCCCGTGGTGACATCGAGTTCGACCATCTGGCTGCCTACGAGAGGTTTCTCAACAGCTCGGTCTCTGCAGGGCTCAGAGTCGAGATCCCAGGGCTTGACCGCGAGATTGCTGAGCAGGAGACGGTCTTGTTGTCGCCAGATGACTTCGAAGTGGACGTGAGAGAGATTATCGAGGAATTGAGACGTTCGAAGGCCGAGAACTTGCTCTCGACCCATGAATCGCGGTATCTAGAGAGTCTTGAACATTCGATCACTGTCTCGCCTTGGCTTGCGAAGAAATACTTTCCTGAAGCGGAGAGGATCAAGGGCCTCATTGGTATGGGGAGCCATCGCGACCTCAGGTTCTTTAAGGAAGCCCTGATTTGGGACCCGGAGGAGTACAACGCGAGATTGAACTCTCTAATTAGAAATTGGCTCAAGTTCACGAGAGCTAACGGACTGATCACCTGGATTGCTCATGGTTCCGCCTACGGTCACCTGTACAATGGTCAGAGGTTTCCGTGGGATAACGATTACGATGTTCAGATGCCAATCAAGCACTTGCACCTGCTGAGCAGATATTTCAACCAGAGTTTGATCTTGGAAGACCCCAGAGAGGGCAACGGCaagtttcttcttgatgttgGTGACTCGATCACCGTGAGAACCCCTGGCAATGGTCGCAACCGCATTGACGCTCGCTTTATCGACATCGACTCTGGATTGTACGTCGACATTACTGGGCTGAGCGTATCTTCGAGTCCGATTCATTCTAATTTCAAGAGTTTTTACGATGCGAGGGCTCCATCAGtagatttgaagagcatGCAGAAGGGGTTTGAGTTGCCGGAACGAGGTCAGGAACTCAATGCGCTCGACGTTAACCAGCTCGCCGATTATGTCGCCTCTCACCGTCAGCTTTTCCAGAATGACCAGATAAAGGACGTGAATAATGGCAAGCGGGCGGAAAAGCAGATTCAGACTATGGAAACCATTCTGCAGCATGGCCTGACGCCCGAGGAACGTTACATCATGAATCGGGAACTAAAGATCTATAACTGCAGGAACAATCACTTCATGACGCTGGACTTACTCTCTCCGCTGCAGCGTTCCCTGTTTCATGGGGCCCCAGCCTTCTTCCCTAAGCAAAACCTAGTGGTGTTGAGAAATGAATACAATGTGCCTGCCATGTACGGCTTTCACGTCTTTGAGGGCAAAGCTTTCTTGCCCGCCCTGCACTCTTGGTTCACGTACAGTGTTTTGCAGGACTTTACCAAGATAAACAACAAGTACCCAGACCTGGAGAAACTGAAGGGCACCGTCAGCGATGTGCAGATTGAGGACACGGACATAATATTTAAGAACATGTTGCAGCTGGGTCTTGTCGAGCTTTTTGCTATTCATTACACAAGCTTCGATGTTACAGCTTATAGAgtcaaagagctggaaatCCAGTATGATGAAACCATAGACAGAAGCGAAAGAGGGCGCTTATTACATGCTCTTTGGACTCAAGTAAGCCCAAAAGTCTCATCGCCCGCCAAGGACCCAGTGATATTCAGTTACGAGAGAAATCTGTGGCGTGAAATGGTTGCACTGTTGGGGAAGCAGAAAAGTCAAGAAATTCAGACGGCCGTGGAACAAGCGGTGCTCCAGCAATTATCGTTGAAAGCTCAGCAAATGCATCGTCGCGAGCTGCCATTGTTTAAAATTCACAATCCCTCCGACGAGCTGACGGACGATCTCAACACAAGTGTCAAACCTATTCCCAATGCAAACgtcattttcaaagaagagcCTGACATCTAA